A single window of Meiothermus sp. DNA harbors:
- a CDS encoding cyclic nucleotide-binding domain-containing protein → MDDLAELTRLEPFRNLDEAELRELWGELRLVHLPAGAILFSQGEAGDSLYWVLRGRLEVRVSAEDASETQVDVLEPGASVGEMALLTGQPRAATVSALEDTQLLELSKAGFDRLVRKRPQTLQALIEAMRPRLQRAHWVDVLEELFGELDAQKLRELQEFFQWKRLSGGEMLFEQGEASQAMYLVVYGRLRIVVREEDGSVRVVGEVGRGESVGEWGLLSGDPRSATVYAMRDSEVLELSRSRLGELLERYPGAILRLAEMSARRAQRSSRRSSSRLLPTPTLTLLPLRPEVPTGWIESLVEALEELGPTLYLDSERFERAYGKAGAAQSSLDDPASTAILAWLNEQETRHRYVLYQADPTPSSWTQRCLRQADRILLVGLAEADPTPGEVDRALRGLRLQARVELLLLHPASTPRPVGTQAWLAARQVDDHHHLRLGDSQGVRRLARRVSGHAVGLVLGGGGARGFAHIGVIRALEEAGIPIDLIGGTSMGALIGAGYALGHTPQQMLEQALAFASRRRLLDYTLPVTSLFASGKLTALLRSLFADTRIEDLWRPYFCVSTNLSRAQPVLHRQGPLWEAVRASTAIPGVFSPILYQGDVLVDGGVMNNCPVDLMRQACGHGVVIGVSVSPLSEKAVEYAFGPSLSGWQVFFSRFFPFARPIRAPSLVGTLMRATAINSAHHIKAVQEMADVFIQPSVGRFGILDFENYEQIAQAGYESARPHIQAWKTTWQKLA, encoded by the coding sequence ATGGACGATTTGGCCGAGCTCACCCGGCTCGAGCCCTTTCGTAACCTGGACGAAGCCGAGCTACGTGAGTTGTGGGGCGAGCTAAGGCTCGTTCACTTGCCGGCGGGGGCCATCCTCTTTAGCCAGGGCGAGGCCGGGGATAGCCTTTACTGGGTGTTGCGGGGCCGGCTGGAGGTGCGCGTTAGCGCGGAAGACGCAAGCGAGACCCAGGTGGACGTGCTCGAGCCCGGAGCCAGTGTGGGCGAGATGGCCCTGCTGACCGGACAGCCTCGCGCCGCCACGGTGTCGGCCCTCGAGGACACCCAGCTGCTCGAGCTCTCGAAGGCGGGGTTTGACCGCCTGGTTCGCAAGCGCCCCCAAACCCTCCAAGCCCTCATCGAGGCCATGCGCCCGCGCCTGCAACGTGCCCACTGGGTGGACGTGCTGGAAGAGCTTTTCGGAGAGTTGGACGCTCAAAAACTGCGTGAATTGCAGGAATTCTTCCAATGGAAGCGCCTTTCTGGCGGCGAGATGCTTTTCGAGCAAGGTGAAGCCAGCCAGGCCATGTACCTCGTTGTCTACGGTCGCCTGAGGATTGTGGTGCGCGAGGAAGACGGATCGGTGCGGGTAGTCGGAGAGGTTGGCCGGGGGGAGAGCGTGGGCGAATGGGGCCTGCTCTCGGGAGACCCCCGCTCGGCCACGGTCTACGCCATGCGGGACAGCGAGGTGCTAGAACTCTCCCGCAGCCGCCTGGGCGAGTTGCTGGAGCGCTATCCCGGGGCCATCCTCCGACTGGCCGAGATGAGCGCCCGGCGGGCCCAGCGAAGCAGCCGCCGCTCGAGCTCACGCCTGCTCCCCACCCCGACCCTCACGCTGCTGCCCCTCCGGCCCGAGGTGCCCACCGGCTGGATCGAAAGCCTGGTGGAAGCCCTGGAGGAATTGGGCCCCACCCTCTACCTCGACAGCGAGCGCTTCGAACGGGCGTATGGCAAGGCTGGCGCGGCGCAGTCGAGCCTGGATGACCCCGCCTCCACCGCGATCCTGGCCTGGCTGAACGAGCAGGAGACCCGTCACCGCTATGTCTTGTACCAGGCCGACCCCACCCCCTCGAGCTGGACCCAGCGTTGCCTGCGGCAGGCGGATCGGATCTTGCTGGTCGGCCTGGCGGAGGCCGACCCGACCCCAGGCGAAGTCGATAGGGCGTTGAGGGGCCTGAGATTACAGGCGCGAGTGGAACTGCTCTTGCTGCACCCGGCAAGCACCCCGCGCCCTGTCGGAACCCAGGCCTGGCTGGCCGCGCGCCAGGTGGACGACCACCACCATCTTCGCCTGGGTGACTCCCAGGGCGTGCGGCGTTTGGCCCGTCGGGTGAGCGGCCACGCGGTGGGTTTGGTTTTGGGAGGAGGAGGGGCGCGGGGCTTTGCCCACATCGGGGTCATCCGGGCGCTGGAGGAAGCCGGCATCCCCATAGACCTCATTGGGGGTACCAGCATGGGGGCCTTGATCGGGGCCGGCTATGCCCTAGGTCACACCCCACAGCAGATGCTCGAGCAGGCTCTCGCCTTTGCCTCGAGGCGGCGCCTGCTCGACTACACCCTTCCGGTGACTTCCCTGTTTGCCAGCGGGAAGCTTACCGCACTGCTCCGCTCGCTTTTCGCCGACACCCGCATCGAAGACCTATGGCGGCCTTATTTTTGCGTCTCCACCAATCTCTCCCGCGCCCAGCCGGTGCTTCACCGCCAGGGGCCGTTGTGGGAGGCGGTGCGGGCCAGCACGGCGATACCTGGGGTGTTCTCGCCCATCCTGTACCAGGGCGACGTGCTGGTGGATGGCGGGGTGATGAACAATTGCCCGGTAGACCTCATGCGCCAGGCCTGCGGCCACGGTGTGGTGATCGGGGTGAGTGTGAGCCCCCTCAGCGAAAAGGCCGTCGAATACGCCTTTGGGCCCAGCCTCTCGGGCTGGCAGGTCTTCTTCAGCCGCTTTTTCCCCTTTGCCCGCCCCATCCGGGCGCCTTCGCTGGTGGGCACGCTGATGCGGGCCACCGCGATCAACAGTGCCCACCACATCAAGGCCGTGCAGGAGATGGCCGACGTGTTCATCCAGCCATCGGTGGGGCGCTTTGGAATTCTCGATTTCGAAAACTATGAGCAGATCGCCCAGGCCGGATACGAGAGCGCACGGCCCCACATCCAAGCCTGGAAAACGACCTGGCAAAAGTTGGCTTGA